Within Candidatus Thorarchaeota archaeon, the genomic segment TCCATGACGTTATCTTCGGTGAATCTTGCAATCCCAAGTACACGCTCAAGATATCCTCTTGCCTCAAATTCTCTTCCTGCAAGATTTAGCAGGTCACTCTTCAAAAGTAAAATTCGTCCTCTTAACGAGTTCATTCGTTGTTCCTTGGCAATCTGTGCAAGGTCGTCTAGGTGGTACATTGCTGAATCGATTAGGTCTGACAGATGTGATTTCTTATACATATGAATGTAGGTTCTAGCAAGTTCAAGCTTTGATCGTATGAGCATCTCGAAAACGTTCTTTTTCTTAGCCAGCGCAAGTTCTTCCTCATAGATCTTAATTGCCTCAATATACTTTCCCTGAGCTGCATCCATTATTCCTTTAGCGTGAAGATATGCACATTGTTCCAGTGGGTTCTCAGTTGTCTTGGCTAATTTTTCAGCCTGTTTCAAATACTCTTTTGCCTCGTCAATTCTGTCCAGCCTAGACAGAAGATCACAATAGAGGGTATAGACCTGCAATAGCCCCCGCTGTGTCTTCAGATCGAGTCGTAGTGCCTCCTTAAAATATCCCTCTGCCTCATCATAGCGACCCAATAATGTGGCGATCTCTCCAAGATTAGTGAGAGTGACCAATCGGGCTGAGTCCGTGTTCATGTATGTGAGCGCATCTTCAAAGCACTCAAGTGCGTCTTCGAGGCGTAGGGAGTATGTCATCATTGAGCCAAGGTTGTTCAGGGCCATTCCTACTCCAAGTTTGAAGGATAGTCTCCTGCTCTGATCTTTTAGTCGATAGTAATGTTCCTCTGCGGATCGCATGTTCCCTACCAGATGACTGATATTGCCACGAAGATTCTCGGTGAGCGCTAACATCATTCTGTGGCCTTTTTTCTTAGCCATGTCCTCAAGCGTATCTGCAATTCTGGATGCCTTAGTTGCCTCTCCGACCTCTCTCAATATGGTTCCTACAACATAGAGTGTGAACAGGGTCTCTGTGAGAGGATTTTCTATTTGCTCAGGGTATGTTTCAAGTAGGTTGTCAAATTCCATGACGCATATGATGACACTCGTATCCCGCTCCGCGGCTGCCAACAGTATTTTGACAGTACTTAACCGGACCTGATCATCTACTGGCGACTCTTCACTGATGATCTTCTCTATAATCTGCTTGGTCTCTCGGAGACCTGCGATGTCTGACAATACAAATAATGCAATGGCCTTTAATGCAAGAATATGCGTGTCCTCAATATCACTGGATAGAAATAACACCTCTGCAAGGCGTCCGCGGGCCAGTGCTGCTTCCACTCCAAGGCTCAGTACGGACTTGTTTTGATTCTCTTTCATGCACTCCTTTGTAGCAAAATCAATAGCAGTATCTGTGAAGGCAATATATTCGTCATTGTTCATTTCTATCTTCTTTTCTACTGCCCTCGTGAACTCCGCCCAAGGAATGGCCGGATCGTCTTTATAATGTGCAAATTCTTTTGGTATCTGCAATTATTTCCTCTCGTTCTTTCTTTATACCATACAGTATTGGTTTTTTTGGTGATGGCCTTCAGACGAATTTTACGCTCTAATTTTTATAATCTTCCTGTTTCACTGAAAAAGGTTTTAAGGTAAGGTTTGTTATACAAACCATACAGTTCAAAATGACTTGGAGTGTACACTGGTGTTTGATAAACTTGAGAAGGCTCTAGAACATGGCCAGGACTTGGGCGCAACATATGTGGAATTGCGTGCGGAGGACGGCTTTATCGAGTATCTGCAGATGGATGATGGACGGATCAATGCCCTGACCCAGAGAATCGAACGGGGTGTTGCTATCCGTGCTCTCGTCAATGGTGCATGGGGTTTTGTTTCGACTGGAGAATCGGAGCAATTACCTGAAGCAGTTGTGAGTGCCTGTAAGATGGCACGAGCAGCGGCAGCCACAAGAAGAGAACCGATCACGATTGCAGAAGTAAAGACGTATGAGGACGTTGTCAAGAGTGAGGCCCGAATCGATCCTCGCCATGTTTCAGTAGAGGAAAAAGTCGGATATATGCGCGAAGTCACACAGGCGATTCAGGATTATGACAAGCGTATAGCAGCCGTCACATTGAAGGTTCGAACAGCCTCTGGGACCAAATACATTGCGACTTCTGAAGGGACACGCCTGCAGATGCCTGTCAATCTGGTATGGGTGTATCCTTGGGTGACTGGCAAAGATGGTCCCAAGATGAGTGCTGCAAGAAATGAAGAGGCTACTACTCTTGCCGGATGGGAGTTTGTTTCAGATGTTGCTACACCCGAGGTCGTGGGTATTCCCGCAGCTCGACGTGCAATTATGCAGCTCGAGGGAGTCGCCGCAAAGGCTGGGTCATTCCCCTGTATTCTTGGTCCACGTGTCATTGGTGTGCTTGCTCATGAGGCACTTGGCCACCTAGCTGAGGCTGATCTGACGGCGACAAGCGCATTTGCCGGGAAGCTTGGTGAGGTTGTAGCTGCTGAGGGCGTGAACATGACGGATGATGGAACCGATCCTGGCAATATTGGGACCTCTAAATATGATGATGAGGGAGTGCCAGCAAGTCGGGTCGAGATCATCAAGGACTCTGTTCTCACCGAATTAATGACCAACCGCGAATATGCAGCCAAGATGGATATGAGGCCAACTGGCAACGCTCGTGCGGAGAGCTATCTATATCCTCCCATCGTCAGAATGCGGAACACGTTCTTTGAGAAGGGTGACTTTTCCTTTGAAGAACTGTTCGAAGATATTGAATTTGGATACTATTGTGTTGATTTCAGAGGCGGACAAGCTCAGATGAATGCGAGTTTCCAAGTTGGTATTCAGGAGGCCTTTGAGATAGTGAATGGTGCTGTAGGTCGGCCTGTCAAAGATCTCTCAATCTCCGGTATTGCAACTGATTCGCTATTCAAGATCGATGCGGTCTCGAACGAGGACTTTCCATTCGAGACTGGTCGTTGCGGCAAAGGTCAGGAGGCCTTTGTATCATCTGGTGGTCCGAGTATTCGGTTTCTGAAAGGTGGCATCACCTTTGGAGGGAAATAGGAGGGACTGATATGATAGATGAAAAGAAATTGCATGAGCTCTGTGAGTTTGGTATTAAGAGAGGCGTCGATGGTGGCGCTACGCAGATCGAGATTCATGCTCAGATTGTCAATGAACTTGAGAGCAGTGTGGAACTTGGTCAGGTCAATAGTGTCAATCGAAAAGATGGTACAGAGATCGCCATCCGTCTGTACATCGGTAAGAAGATGGGCAGTACGTTCACGAACATACCCTCTGAAGAGGCGATTGGTGAGGCTGTTGATATGGCTCTGGGCGCTGCGCGTGTGGCCACAGAAGATCCGGACTTTGTGGGTCTTTCCAAGCCTGCAACATATCCTGAGATCGAGGGCCTTTGGAATGACGAAGCTGCAAAAGCCGAAGCGGAACGTGTTGTGACAGATTTGACAAAGGCTGTTGCTGGCTCTGTTGAGAAGGATCCTCAACTTGTACCCGCAATGGCCATGGTCGGCACCGTTGTCTATCGAAATGTCTACATGAATAACAATGGGGTCGACACCTCAGAACGTGGGACGATTGGGTATGTTGTTTTAGGGGCTGTTGCGCAGACCGAGTCGGGCATGACTCCTATGGTCTTTTCTTTCGACATCCGTCGGGGGATAGACTTTGACTCAGAAGCAGTGATTGACGAAGTAGTCAAGTTTCTACGCCTCTGCAAGACTCCTGTCAAGGGAAAGGGTGGTAGTCTTCCGGTAGTGATGCACCCCATGGCATATGGTTCGATAATGAACTTCACAGTTTCCAAAGCTATCAGGGGTGATAATGTTGCACGAGGTAAATCTATCATCGGTGACAAGATTGGTGAAACCATAGCCTCACCAAAGATCACGATATACGATGATGGGACACATCCGCGAGGGATTACCACTTCTCTCTCAGATGATGAAGGTGTTCCCCGGCAAAAGACACCAATAATCGAGAATGGTGTTCTTCGATCATTCATCTGGGATACGTACTGGGCCAATAAGATGGGGGTCTCCAGCACAGGTAATGCTCGACGCGATATGCGTCAGGGTCTGGTTGAGATCGCTCCAACTACTATGGTCATCGATCCCGGTACGAGAAGTGTTGATGACATTATCTCCGAGATCGAATACGGGTATTATGTCCAATCTGTTCAGGGCGCACATAGTTCCAATCCCGATTCGGGTGACTTTAGCATCGTTGCAAATCCTGCGATCCTTATTGAGAATGGTCGGATGATTGGGCAGGTTCATGGTCTGATGATCTCAGGGAATGCCTTCGATCTCCTTATGCAAGTTGCAGAGGTGGCCAACACTCCTATCTATCTCCAAGAAATGATCGGCCCGGAAATTCTGTTCACCAATGTCAATGTTGTGGCTCGTGAGGAATAGACTCACTGGAGCTGTAAGCGTGCAGCTCCCCCTTTTTCTTTTTCAAGCAAAAGCATATCTGTGATAGTATGCTGCTGAATTGTTGTACTTGAATGCGGTGATGAACACTGACGCGCGTCTACTCTCTGGTCATACTCACACTACTCTCTGTGCCAATGATCATGCCTCTTCTGGTTGTGCCTCCTGTGGCATCGATGAGGTTTACCCCTCTCCCCGGTCTACAAGTCATCGACTCGATGCTTGCGCACGAGATTGAGAATGCACACTCCTCTAATGGTCTGGCGAGTTGTACCTCTATCCGTGCAATTCTTCAGTTCACCCATGAGTTGTCCGGCTCGCAGATTGAGCTGGCTGAATCTTTTGGGGTACGGCTCTTGAAACGAGGTTTCACTCCCATTCATGTTGGTCCTGTCTATCTTGCCGAAGTTTCGGATGAGGCATCACTTCAAACGTTGACGGCGATCGGTCTTGTTCGTGCCTCTCCCGGCTCTAAACAATTTTATCCGTCACTCTCTTCATCCGTTCCTGCTACTAAAGCAACTGAGGTTCGACATAAGCTCACAAAAGATGGTTCGGCCATTGATGGTAGCGGTACGCTTGTTGCGGTCTTGGATACTGGTGTTGACTGGTTGCATCCTTCATTTTGGCGAGTGACAACATCTCCGCTCAATGTTATCCAGAGTGGTGGGGACTACTATGTTGATC encodes:
- a CDS encoding TldD/PmbA family protein — protein: MFDKLEKALEHGQDLGATYVELRAEDGFIEYLQMDDGRINALTQRIERGVAIRALVNGAWGFVSTGESEQLPEAVVSACKMARAAAATRREPITIAEVKTYEDVVKSEARIDPRHVSVEEKVGYMREVTQAIQDYDKRIAAVTLKVRTASGTKYIATSEGTRLQMPVNLVWVYPWVTGKDGPKMSAARNEEATTLAGWEFVSDVATPEVVGIPAARRAIMQLEGVAAKAGSFPCILGPRVIGVLAHEALGHLAEADLTATSAFAGKLGEVVAAEGVNMTDDGTDPGNIGTSKYDDEGVPASRVEIIKDSVLTELMTNREYAAKMDMRPTGNARAESYLYPPIVRMRNTFFEKGDFSFEELFEDIEFGYYCVDFRGGQAQMNASFQVGIQEAFEIVNGAVGRPVKDLSISGIATDSLFKIDAVSNEDFPFETGRCGKGQEAFVSSGGPSIRFLKGGITFGGK
- a CDS encoding tetratricopeptide repeat protein, whose protein sequence is MQIPKEFAHYKDDPAIPWAEFTRAVEKKIEMNNDEYIAFTDTAIDFATKECMKENQNKSVLSLGVEAALARGRLAEVLFLSSDIEDTHILALKAIALFVLSDIAGLRETKQIIEKIISEESPVDDQVRLSTVKILLAAAERDTSVIICVMEFDNLLETYPEQIENPLTETLFTLYVVGTILREVGEATKASRIADTLEDMAKKKGHRMMLALTENLRGNISHLVGNMRSAEEHYYRLKDQSRRLSFKLGVGMALNNLGSMMTYSLRLEDALECFEDALTYMNTDSARLVTLTNLGEIATLLGRYDEAEGYFKEALRLDLKTQRGLLQVYTLYCDLLSRLDRIDEAKEYLKQAEKLAKTTENPLEQCAYLHAKGIMDAAQGKYIEAIKIYEEELALAKKKNVFEMLIRSKLELARTYIHMYKKSHLSDLIDSAMYHLDDLAQIAKEQRMNSLRGRILLLKSDLLNLAGREFEARGYLERVLGIARFTEDNVMEAEATARLQRIETHEELPIDTSFGKSFDRVSAFKHPGSPRQVHQPIIYALIAIDRKSGLTEFVHYFDEPLDMDSSIIAGFIAAVGSFSGQMMGSSGKLRSITHEGFTLMMEHTKMRIIVLIATDESFELRYRLREFAALFDTKFPPVADLEMVEPRRYKEASKIVNQLFTDVIAA
- a CDS encoding TldD/PmbA family protein: MIDEKKLHELCEFGIKRGVDGGATQIEIHAQIVNELESSVELGQVNSVNRKDGTEIAIRLYIGKKMGSTFTNIPSEEAIGEAVDMALGAARVATEDPDFVGLSKPATYPEIEGLWNDEAAKAEAERVVTDLTKAVAGSVEKDPQLVPAMAMVGTVVYRNVYMNNNGVDTSERGTIGYVVLGAVAQTESGMTPMVFSFDIRRGIDFDSEAVIDEVVKFLRLCKTPVKGKGGSLPVVMHPMAYGSIMNFTVSKAIRGDNVARGKSIIGDKIGETIASPKITIYDDGTHPRGITTSLSDDEGVPRQKTPIIENGVLRSFIWDTYWANKMGVSSTGNARRDMRQGLVEIAPTTMVIDPGTRSVDDIISEIEYGYYVQSVQGAHSSNPDSGDFSIVANPAILIENGRMIGQVHGLMISGNAFDLLMQVAEVANTPIYLQEMIGPEILFTNVNVVAREE